The sequence CCTCGGACGAGTGGCTGCCCTGGAACCGGATCTACGGCATCCTGGCCGAAGCGCTGGGGGTCGAGCCGCGCCTGGTGCACGTGCCGAGCGAACTCGTCCACGCCTACGACCCGCAGTTCGGCGCGGGCCTGCTGGGGGACAAGAGTCGCAGCAGGATCTTCGACAACGGCAGGATCCGACAGCTCGCCCCCGGTTTCCGCTGCGACACCCCCTTCGCCGCGGGCGCCCGCGAGATCGTCGCATGGCACGAGGCCGACCCGGCGCGGCGCGCGGTCGACCCGGCCGTGGAGCGGCTGATCGACCGCGTGCTGGCCGCCTACGCGAAGGCCTGGCCGGGAGCTTCATGCTAAACTTTGAGTATGAAGATCGACCGGAACAAGCTGGCCGTCATCCATATCGTGAAGAAGGAGCTCGGCCTGGACGAGGAGCGGTACCGGGAGATCCTGCGCGAAGCCGCCGGGGTGGAGTCGGCGCGCGACCTGGACGACGCGAGTTTCCGCCGGCTGATGAACGTCTTCATGCGCAGCCGTCACTACCGGCCGCGGCCCGACGGGATCACGCTCCGGCAGAAGTACTTCATCGGGAACCTGCGCCGGGAACTCGGGTGGGGCGAGGACCACTTCCGCAATTTCCTCGTCAAGTACCATCACAGGGATCAGCTGGAGCGGCTGACGAAGGCGGAGGCGAGCCGGCTGATCGAGTCGCTCAAGAACGTCAAGGCCCATGCCGGAGGGGAATGAGTCCGGGGGACAGTCACCGGTGTCCCCAATGGACGCTGGTGACTTCCCCCTCTGTTCAGACGTCCCCCTTATGGAAAATGGGAAACGTGCGGGACGTCCCTGTTTTCAGAAATGGGCGATGGGCGGGACGTCGCGGTTGGCGACGCGGTTGGGGACAGTGGTGACTGTCCCCAACGCCTGGTTGATTAGGTTTTCCAGGCGCTCCTGGCGGCCGCTCTGGCGGCCGGCCGTGCCGTACCCGGCGGCCAGGGCGGCCAGCTCCCCGAGCTTCATCTCGCCCCGCTCGAAGCGGGCCCCGTCGCCCGAGTCGAACGAGCGGTAGCGCTCGGAGACGAAGGCGGCGAGCTTCCCCTCGGCCTGGAGGCGCCAGGCGGCCTCGAGCCCGACGGCGAAGGCGTCCATGCCGCCGATGTGGGCCTCGAACAGGTCGGAGGGGTCGACGGAGTTGCGCCGCACGTGGGCGTCGAAGTTGAGGCCGCCGCTCGTGAAGCCCCCGGCGCGGAGGACGGCGTACATCGCCAGGGTGGTGTCCCGCCAGTCGATCGGGAACTGGTCGGTGTCCCAGCCGCAGCGCGGGTCCCCCCGGTTGGCGTCGACGGAGCCGAACAGCCCCATGGCCGCAGCGGTCTCCAGCTCGTGGTGGAAGTCGTGCCCCGCCAGCTCCGCGTGGTTGGCCTCGATGTTCATCCGGAAGTCGGCGTCCAGGCCATACCGGCGCAGAAAGCCCGCCACCGTTTCCACGTCGAAGTCGTACTGGTGCTTGGTCGGCTCCATCGGCTTCGGTTCGATGTAGAAGACCCCCTGGAAGCCCCGGGCGCGGGCGTAGTCCCGGGCCATGGCGAGGAAGCGGGCCAGGTGCTCTTTTTCTCTTTTGAGGTCGGTGTTGAGGAGGCTCATGTAGCCCTCCCGGCCGCCCCAGAAGGTGTACCCCTCCCCGTCGAGCAGGATCGTGGCGTCGATGGCGGCCTTGACCTGGGCGGCGGCGTGGGCCACCACGGCGAACTCGGGGTTGGTGGCGGCGCCGTTCATGTAGCGCACGTCCCCGAAGAGGTTGGCGGTCCCCCAGAGGAGCTTGACCCCCGTGGCGGCCTGCCGCTCCCGCGCCTTGGCCGCCATGGCCATCAGGTTCCGCTCGCTTTCGGCGGGGGTGGCCCCCTCGGGGGCCAAGTCGCGGTCGTGCCAGCAGTAGAACTCCGCCCCCAGCTTGGTGAGGAACTCGAACGCCGCGTCGAGCCTTTGCTCCGCCAGCGTCATCGGGTCCCCCCCGCGCTTCCACCCCTGGGCGTGGGTGGGGTCGCCGAAGGTGTCGCGGCCGTCGGCGCAGAAGCTGTGCCAGTAGGCCACGGCGAAGCGGAGGTGGTCCTTCATGCTCTTGCCGCCCACCATCCTGCCCGGGTCGTAGTACTTGAACGCCAGCGGGTTATCGCTCTCCGGCCCCTCGTACCGGATCTTCCCGATGCCCGGGAAGTATTCCCTGGATCCCACGAAATAGTCCGCCATGTCCCCCTCCTGGATATCGGTTGTTCCTAATCCGCCGTCATCTTCCCGGGCCGGATCATGTTTTCCGGAGCGAGAATCCGGTCGAGCTTCTCCCTGGAGAGAAGGTTGTCGCGCAGCACGAGCGCGTAGACGCTCGCGCCGGTTTCGAGCGCCTCCCGGGCCAGGTCGCTCGCCGTCGCGTACCCGAGCCAGGGGACCAGGGCGGTGACCAGCCCGATGCTGTTCTCCACCAGGGAGCGGCAACGCTCCTCGTTGGCCGCGATCCCCTCCACGCAGCGGTGCCTCAGGGTGTTCATCCCCTGGATCAGCATTTCCACCGACTCGAAGACACTGTGCACGATGATGGGTTCGAAGACATTGAGTTCGAGCTGCCCCGCCTCGGACGCCATGGTCACCGTCAGGTCGTTGCCGATGACCTTGAAGGCGATCTGGTTGACCACCTCCGGGATGACGGGGTTGACCTTGCCGGGCATGATCGACGAGCCGGGCTGCATCGGCGGGAGGTTGA comes from Acidobacteriota bacterium and encodes:
- a CDS encoding DUF1018 domain-containing protein, which translates into the protein MKIDRNKLAVIHIVKKELGLDEERYREILREAAGVESARDLDDASFRRLMNVFMRSRHYRPRPDGITLRQKYFIGNLRRELGWGEDHFRNFLVKYHHRDQLERLTKAEASRLIESLKNVKAHAGGE
- the xylA gene encoding xylose isomerase; translation: MADYFVGSREYFPGIGKIRYEGPESDNPLAFKYYDPGRMVGGKSMKDHLRFAVAYWHSFCADGRDTFGDPTHAQGWKRGGDPMTLAEQRLDAAFEFLTKLGAEFYCWHDRDLAPEGATPAESERNLMAMAAKARERQAATGVKLLWGTANLFGDVRYMNGAATNPEFAVVAHAAAQVKAAIDATILLDGEGYTFWGGREGYMSLLNTDLKREKEHLARFLAMARDYARARGFQGVFYIEPKPMEPTKHQYDFDVETVAGFLRRYGLDADFRMNIEANHAELAGHDFHHELETAAAMGLFGSVDANRGDPRCGWDTDQFPIDWRDTTLAMYAVLRAGGFTSGGLNFDAHVRRNSVDPSDLFEAHIGGMDAFAVGLEAAWRLQAEGKLAAFVSERYRSFDSGDGARFERGEMKLGELAALAAGYGTAGRQSGRQERLENLINQALGTVTTVPNRVANRDVPPIAHF
- a CDS encoding aspartate ammonia-lyase produces the protein NLPPMQPGSSIMPGKVNPVIPEVVNQIAFKVIGNDLTVTMASEAGQLELNVFEPIIVHSVFESVEMLIQGMNTLRHRCVEGIAANEERCRSLVENSIGLVTALVPWLGYATASDLAREALETGASVYALVLRDNLLSREKLDRILAPENMIRPGKMTAD